The Macadamia integrifolia cultivar HAES 741 unplaced genomic scaffold, SCU_Mint_v3 scaffold3457, whole genome shotgun sequence region aatttcaataattttttatgtagtACCCATTCTGTGTCAATATAATGACAAGTGAGAGAAATATAGGAGTCAGTTGTTACAGAAGTCCACAAATCAGTAGTCAATGACATTCTACCATTGAAGGAACTCAAAAAATCCTTTATCCTCTTGCTTTCTCTAGTATGCAACTTCAAAATATCAGCCATTTGGGTATTCCTACTAATAGGACTAAATTGTGGGTAAAGATAAGAAATCAAAGCCCTAAACTCTTCATACTCGACGAATACCAAGGGCAACTCATGTCTGACAATAAGTGTGGTAATCATATCTCGAACTACATCTGCATCAATCCTCTTAGTTTTCAGTGCCATATTCCCATCACCTCCACCCAATAACATTTGAGCAACATCATTATTTTTACGCTTGAGGCAAGACTTAAGATGTCTCCTCAAACTACCAGTGCCATTGATAGATGAGTCAGCCAGATATATATTCCCACAAGCCTTGCATTTTGCTCTCTGTCTTCCATCGGGATTTTTGTCTTTAGGGATATTAATAAACTCTTTCCAAACTATGGAAGTTTTTCTCCTATTTCTTGGTAAAGTACTAACTGTAGCAGATGAAACAACTGGTCCAGTATTATGATCAGATGCAGTTCTTGAACTAGACGGACTAAAACCATTCCCTCTGTTTACTTCATTAACAGACATCTGAACTTCTTGATCTTTTTGATTTGACATTATGCAATTCAACtgaataaaacaacaatagacTACAAAATAATAAGTATAAATTGAATCTtcctcaaaataaaacaatattgtTCAAATTCAGGTTAATAAGACTTAACATTTATtcagtaaaaaataaatcaataataaaGATTTGTAAGAGTTTAACATTTGCTTGATGATCTGTAACAAATATAATAAGCAAGAATTCCACACTGAAAGAAAATTGGAATCCATGGTCAAACAAGAATATTAGttacttaaaaggaaaaaataaataattaaataaaagaacaaacattttggAACTCGAATGCAGCCGCAAGGAGCAGAGAGG contains the following coding sequences:
- the LOC122068148 gene encoding zinc finger BED domain-containing protein RICESLEEPER 2-like; the encoded protein is MSNQKDQEVQMSVNEVNRGNGFSPSSSRTASDHNTGPVVSSATVSTLPRNRRKTSIVWKEFINIPKDKNPDGRQRAKCKACGNIYLADSSINGTGSLRRHLKSCLKRKNNDVAQMLLGGGDGNMALKTKRIDADVVRDMITTLIVRHELPLVFVEYEEFRALISYLYPQFSPISRNTQMADILKLHTRESKRIKDFLSSFNGRMSLTTDLWTSVTTDSYISLTCHYIDTEWVLHKKLLKFCIMPPPHTGANICEIASNMLLDWGIEKKLFSITLDNAGANLCFIEHLKKCLVLKKALLCSGEFFYNRCCAHILNLIVQDGLKCIDESVHFVRSSVAYVKPSQARKVKFLECCKQLDIPS